One region of Nycticebus coucang isolate mNycCou1 chromosome 10, mNycCou1.pri, whole genome shotgun sequence genomic DNA includes:
- the GGPS1 gene encoding geranylgeranyl pyrophosphate synthase isoform X2, whose amino-acid sequence MEKTQETVQRILLEPYKYLLQLPGKQVRTKLSQAFNHWLKVPDDKLQIIIEVTEMLHNASLLIDDIEDNSKLRRGFPVAHSIYGIPSVINSANYVYFLGLEKVLTLDHPDAVKLFTSQLLELHQGQGLDIYWRDHYTCPTEEEYKAMVLQKTGGLFGLAVGLMQLFSDYKEDLKPLLNTLGLFFQIRDDYANLHSKEYSENKSFCEDLTEGKFSFPTIHAIWSRPESTQVQNILRQRTENIDIKKYCVHYLEEVGSFEYTRNTLKELESKAYKQIDACGGNPQLVALIKHLSKMFKEENE is encoded by the exons GTAAACAAGTGAGAACCAAACTTTCACAGGCATTTAATCATTGGCTGAAAGTTCCAGACGACAAGCTACAG atTATCATTGAAGTGACAGAAATGTTGCATAATGCCAGTTTACTTATTGATGATATTGAAGACAACTCAAAACTCCGACGTGGCTTTCCAGTGGCACACAGCATCTATGGAATTCCATCTGTCATCAATTCTGCCAATTATGTATATTTCCTTGGCTTAGAGAAAGTCTTAACCCTTGATCACCCAGATGCAGTAAAGCTTTTTACCAGCCAACTTTTGGAACTCCATCAGGGACAAGGTCTAGATATTTACTGGAGGGATCATTATACTTGTCCCACTGAAGAAGAATATAAAGCTATGGTGCTGCAAAAGACAGGTGGGCTGTTTGGATTAGCAGTAGGTCTCATGCAGTTATTCTCTGATTACAAAGAAGATTTAAAGCCACTACTTAATACCCTTGGGCTCTTTTTTCAAATTAGGGATGATTATGCTAATCTACACTCCAAAGAATATAGTGAAAACAAAAGTTTTTGTGAAGATCTAACAGAGGGAAAGTTCTCATTCCCTACTATTCATGCTATTTGGTCTAGGCCTGAAAGCACTCAGGTGCAGAATATCTTGCGCCAGAGAACAGAAAacatagatattaaaaaatattgtgtCCACTATCTTGAGGAGGTAGGTTCTTTTGAATATACTCGAAATACTCTCAAAGAGCTTGAATCTAAAGCCTACAAACAAATTGATGCATGTGGTGGGAACCCTCAGCTAGTAGCCCTAATAAAGCActtaagtaaaatgtttaaagaagaaaatgaataa
- the GGPS1 gene encoding geranylgeranyl pyrophosphate synthase isoform X1, with translation MLHNASLLIDDIEDNSKLRRGFPVAHSIYGIPSVINSANYVYFLGLEKVLTLDHPDAVKLFTSQLLELHQGQGLDIYWRDHYTCPTEEEYKAMVLQKTGGLFGLAVGLMQLFSDYKEDLKPLLNTLGLFFQIRDDYANLHSKEYSENKSFCEDLTEGKFSFPTIHAIWSRPESTQVQNILRQRTENIDIKKYCVHYLEEVGSFEYTRNTLKELESKAYKQIDACGGNPQLVALIKHLSKMFKEENE, from the coding sequence ATGTTGCATAATGCCAGTTTACTTATTGATGATATTGAAGACAACTCAAAACTCCGACGTGGCTTTCCAGTGGCACACAGCATCTATGGAATTCCATCTGTCATCAATTCTGCCAATTATGTATATTTCCTTGGCTTAGAGAAAGTCTTAACCCTTGATCACCCAGATGCAGTAAAGCTTTTTACCAGCCAACTTTTGGAACTCCATCAGGGACAAGGTCTAGATATTTACTGGAGGGATCATTATACTTGTCCCACTGAAGAAGAATATAAAGCTATGGTGCTGCAAAAGACAGGTGGGCTGTTTGGATTAGCAGTAGGTCTCATGCAGTTATTCTCTGATTACAAAGAAGATTTAAAGCCACTACTTAATACCCTTGGGCTCTTTTTTCAAATTAGGGATGATTATGCTAATCTACACTCCAAAGAATATAGTGAAAACAAAAGTTTTTGTGAAGATCTAACAGAGGGAAAGTTCTCATTCCCTACTATTCATGCTATTTGGTCTAGGCCTGAAAGCACTCAGGTGCAGAATATCTTGCGCCAGAGAACAGAAAacatagatattaaaaaatattgtgtCCACTATCTTGAGGAGGTAGGTTCTTTTGAATATACTCGAAATACTCTCAAAGAGCTTGAATCTAAAGCCTACAAACAAATTGATGCATGTGGTGGGAACCCTCAGCTAGTAGCCCTAATAAAGCActtaagtaaaatgtttaaagaagaaaatgaataa